A region from the Candidatus Falkowbacteria bacterium genome encodes:
- a CDS encoding DUF2177 family protein has protein sequence MNILNFAKLYFVAVPIFFALDMLWLVVIAKDTYQKYMGHLMKPMPNWPVAILFYLLFLVGLIIFAIYPAVRENSWTYALLYGAMFGFFTYMTFDLTSLAVLKDYSWQITIIDIIWGIVLSSTVSVATFFIGRNFFN, from the coding sequence ATGAATATTTTAAATTTTGCCAAGCTTTACTTTGTTGCTGTCCCGATTTTCTTTGCTCTTGATATGCTTTGGCTGGTGGTTATTGCCAAGGATACCTATCAGAAATATATGGGCCACCTAATGAAGCCGATGCCGAACTGGCCAGTGGCCATTCTTTTTTACTTATTATTTTTGGTCGGTCTGATTATTTTTGCCATTTATCCAGCGGTGCGTGAAAACTCTTGGACATATGCCTTGCTGTACGGTGCCATGTTTGGTTTTTTTACCTATATGACCTTTGACTTGACCAGCCTTGCCGTGCTTAAGGATTATTCCTGGCAGATTACCATTATTGATATTATCTGGGGCATCGTCTTGTCTTCAACTGTTTCTGTCGCCACGTTTTTTATTGGTAGAAATTTTTTTAACTAA
- a CDS encoding DUF1295 domain-containing protein, which produces MTILYTQVVALIVFMNLWFLYAAIKSRNDVADVAWGLGFVLLALIGALMNPSTKNIFLFLLVAIWGFRLAYHIGTRFLKSDKEDSRYQKMREGWSGSGIVNSWYRIFMVQGGLLLLVGASILAVSSSPASSFSLVNILGVLIWLFGIVFETIGDRQLKSFLSKEENRGHIMKTGLWRYTRHPNYFGEATLWWGIWFITFGTQFFWLGLVGPITITILLRFVSGVPLAEKRYTDNQEFIEYAKKTPAMVPNFFIKQ; this is translated from the coding sequence ATGACAATTCTCTATACTCAAGTTGTCGCCCTCATAGTATTCATGAATCTTTGGTTCTTGTATGCAGCGATAAAAAGCAGGAACGATGTGGCTGATGTAGCTTGGGGTCTCGGCTTCGTTTTGTTGGCATTGATAGGCGCCTTGATGAATCCTAGCACAAAAAATATCTTCTTGTTTTTGTTGGTTGCAATTTGGGGATTTCGGTTGGCTTATCATATTGGCACTAGATTTTTAAAAAGTGACAAGGAGGATAGTCGATATCAGAAAATGCGAGAAGGCTGGAGCGGTTCCGGGATAGTCAATTCATGGTACCGAATATTCATGGTGCAGGGCGGGTTACTGCTGTTAGTTGGGGCGAGTATTTTGGCTGTGAGCAGTTCTCCGGCTAGTAGTTTTAGTTTAGTAAACATTTTAGGTGTGCTGATTTGGTTATTCGGCATAGTTTTTGAGACTATTGGCGATCGGCAACTTAAATCATTTCTGAGTAAAGAAGAAAACAGGGGACATATCATGAAAACCGGACTCTGGCGCTATACTCGCCATCCAAACTACTTTGGTGAAGCAACTTTGTGGTGGGGAATCTGGTTCATTACTTTTGGTACACAATTTTTTTGGCTAGGCCTTGTTGGACCAATTACCATAACCATACTCTTGCGGTTTGTCTCCGGTGTGCCATTGGCCGAGAAACGATATACTGATAACCAGGAGTTTATTGAGTATGCCAAAAAAACTCCAGCGATGGTGCCTAATTTTTTTATAAAGCAGTAA
- a CDS encoding ABC transporter ATP-binding protein: MTTDKSQNEEIINLSNISKSFFENGKEISILKDLNLTVRRGEKIGIIGPSGSGKSTILSIMAGLDRPDAGEVIVNSKNLNNLSEVDLAKFRNQDIGIIFQSFELILPFTVKENVAAPQEISGASDNDFILSLLESVKLSQKTNSGVNNLSGGEKQRTAIARSLSNKPEIILADEPTGSLDRITGKSVLDLLINLTEEENKVLIIITHDEEIAKKMDRVYVLKDRKLILI, encoded by the coding sequence ATGACCACAGACAAGAGCCAAAATGAAGAAATTATTAATCTCAGTAATATATCGAAATCTTTTTTTGAGAACGGAAAGGAAATTAGTATCCTAAAAGATTTGAACTTGACGGTCAGGAGGGGTGAGAAGATTGGCATTATCGGTCCCTCAGGATCTGGTAAATCGACCATTCTCTCAATCATGGCTGGATTGGACAGGCCGGATGCTGGTGAGGTTATCGTTAATTCAAAAAATTTGAATAATTTGTCAGAGGTTGACTTGGCTAAATTTAGAAATCAGGATATCGGCATTATTTTTCAGTCCTTCGAACTAATTTTGCCTTTCACAGTAAAAGAAAATGTCGCGGCTCCACAAGAAATTAGCGGGGCTAGTGATAATGATTTTATTCTATCTCTCTTGGAAAGTGTTAAATTATCACAAAAAACCAATAGTGGAGTTAATAACCTTTCAGGTGGGGAAAAACAACGTACGGCTATCGCCAGAAGTTTGTCCAATAAACCGGAGATTATACTCGCGGACGAACCAACTGGGTCTCTAGATAGAATCACCGGCAAGAGTGTTCTGGATCTCTTAATAAACCTAACCGAGGAGGAAAACAAGGTTCTAATAATAATTACTCATGATGAAGAGATAGCCAAGAAAATGGACAGGGTGTATGTACTAAAGGACAGAAAGCTGATTTTGATTTAG